In one Elusimicrobiales bacterium genomic region, the following are encoded:
- a CDS encoding metal ABC transporter permease: MTIDILSMGFAQRALLAAALVSAGCAALGVFLVLRRLSLLGDGLAHASFAGVAAGLLAGVNPFAAAAVFAVICSHWIFRLSEKTKMSGDAAIGIAGAAGVAAAAAISSAAGGFNSGLMTYLFGSVLTVTGAELAAAAAMTAAALGMIAVFYNELVCAAFEGEQARVLGVKTGALNAMFAAVAAGQIVAAVKVAGVMLTPALIVIPASAALLVARGFKTAIALACIIAAAGAVGGILAAFALNIPAGAAITLADLLLLAAAYAYARISGRRIRL; this comes from the coding sequence ATGACCATTGATATTTTAAGCATGGGTTTTGCCCAGCGCGCGCTGCTGGCGGCGGCGCTGGTGTCCGCCGGCTGCGCGGCGCTGGGCGTTTTTCTGGTGCTGCGGCGGCTTTCGCTGCTGGGCGACGGGCTGGCGCATGCCAGCTTCGCGGGGGTGGCGGCGGGGCTGCTGGCGGGGGTGAACCCGTTTGCGGCGGCGGCGGTTTTCGCGGTAATCTGCTCCCACTGGATTTTCCGGCTTTCCGAAAAGACGAAGATGTCGGGCGACGCGGCCATAGGCATAGCCGGCGCGGCGGGGGTGGCTGCGGCGGCGGCCATATCCAGCGCGGCGGGCGGCTTCAATTCCGGGCTGATGACATACCTCTTCGGCAGCGTATTGACCGTTACCGGCGCGGAACTGGCCGCCGCGGCGGCGATGACGGCGGCGGCGCTGGGCATGATAGCGGTTTTCTATAACGAGCTTGTCTGCGCCGCATTTGAGGGCGAGCAGGCCCGGGTGCTGGGCGTTAAAACCGGCGCGCTAAACGCGATGTTCGCGGCTGTGGCGGCGGGGCAGATAGTGGCGGCGGTAAAGGTGGCCGGCGTGATGCTGACACCGGCTTTGATTGTAATCCCAGCCAGCGCGGCGCTGCTGGTGGCGCGCGGGTTCAAAACGGCAATCGCGCTGGCCTGCATAATCGCGGCGGCGGGCGCGGTTGGCGGAATACTGGCGGCTTTCGCGCTCAATATCCCCGCAGGCGCGGCTATAACGTTGGCGGACCTGCTGCTGCTGGCCGCCGCCTATGCCTATGCCAGAATCTCCGGCAGGAGAATACGATTGTGA
- a CDS encoding trypsin-like peptidase domain-containing protein: MKTAVCLLLVCLGNRAFARDKVIYGEDDRVDYYTASPEWRALADSTAALFKADKVAPDGTLSLETLASRHNLCSGQRFGEQPAGSYCSGSLVAPDVIMTAGHCLSVGDSSTNGLDVPECADIKFVFGYALKSPGAPPGKADPADVYRCAGVIARGFPGIGSRTSDYALLRLDRPVRNRAPVPLNRGKGVSAGNGVGVIGYPSGLPLKIAAGAAVRDASSPVFFTANLDSFGGNSGSMVFNLKTGLVEGIVVRGDSDFASNGDCNVYNIKPQNGGRGEDVIKISVILPHLNPPAEAATAEPAAAYEDIAARSRAILLSFDGVSNSARR, from the coding sequence GTGAAAACCGCCGTCTGCCTTCTGCTGGTTTGCCTCGGAAACCGCGCCTTCGCGCGGGACAAGGTCATCTACGGTGAAGACGACCGCGTTGATTATTACACCGCCTCCCCCGAATGGCGCGCGCTGGCGGACTCCACCGCCGCGCTGTTCAAGGCGGACAAGGTCGCCCCCGACGGGACGCTTTCGCTGGAAACGCTGGCCTCGCGGCACAATCTCTGCTCCGGGCAACGTTTCGGCGAGCAGCCGGCGGGCTCCTACTGCTCCGGCTCGCTTGTGGCGCCGGATGTTATAATGACGGCGGGCCACTGCCTCAGCGTCGGCGACAGTTCCACCAACGGGCTGGATGTTCCCGAATGCGCGGACATCAAATTCGTATTCGGCTATGCGCTGAAAAGCCCCGGCGCCCCGCCCGGCAAAGCCGATCCCGCCGATGTATACCGCTGCGCGGGCGTGATAGCGCGCGGTTTTCCCGGCATAGGCTCCAGAACCAGCGATTACGCGCTTTTGCGGCTGGACAGGCCGGTCCGAAACCGCGCTCCCGTTCCGCTGAACCGGGGAAAGGGAGTGTCCGCCGGCAACGGCGTGGGGGTTATAGGCTATCCGTCCGGCCTGCCGCTTAAAATCGCCGCCGGGGCGGCTGTGCGGGACGCCTCCAGCCCCGTGTTCTTCACGGCGAATCTGGATTCGTTCGGCGGCAATTCCGGCTCCATGGTGTTCAACCTGAAAACCGGGCTTGTTGAGGGGATAGTGGTGCGCGGGGATTCGGATTTCGCCTCAAACGGCGATTGCAACGTTTACAATATAAAACCGCAGAACGGCGGACGCGGCGAGGATGTGATTAAAATCTCGGTCATTCTGCCGCATCTGAATCCGCCCGCCGAGGCCGCGACTGCGGAACCCGCCGCCGCATACGAGGACATCGCCGCCAGAAGCCGCGCTATCCTCCTGTCTTTTGACGGCGTCAGTAATTCTGCTCGCCGATAG
- a CDS encoding tetratricopeptide repeat protein, translating into MKSLTLAALLAVCGPAFAAEEKPVPKPAISAEDTALARKNGVHEAILKLAKERKIPESELPAFYSAQAKAASQWFDQYMKTAESAAQNTGSAIQEWTAKTSSSPADADAWFFRAVTEERMGDLRAAEESYGKSLAADPKGRWGMAYYLRALVRKDLEDPSGAASDLDAAIDIAPGNPYFHYARASLGVEQGNYTDAARDMHSFFSVCEDSAAAQTVAQSMECEELAAMGFNITGCAQATGEGARKAAAPEIGFAPWEYSSQSEKNEIALYLYDAVGLAVNIAGSGGGAARAGTLAKTGDTALLSLSDSKTSLKAALKLYGLSLFVEPTAKAYLKHGAALLELARLYQHDDSLKLAEEDFDRALKLDPKGAGGWAFMLRARAHAAAGRYDAAEADADRATAADGENGCFFREKAAVLAAKKEYKKAAEAMAQFMKLAAKSKQTGEADELCNTLAANGAPAEGCFAPRPPAAQEENPLPPCSLPLEPIGEQNY; encoded by the coding sequence ATGAAGAGTTTAACACTGGCGGCGCTGCTGGCCGTTTGCGGGCCGGCTTTCGCCGCGGAAGAAAAACCCGTCCCCAAACCGGCCATAAGCGCCGAGGATACGGCCCTTGCCCGCAAAAACGGGGTGCACGAGGCCATACTGAAGCTGGCAAAGGAAAGGAAAATCCCGGAATCCGAGCTGCCCGCGTTTTATTCGGCGCAGGCAAAGGCCGCCTCGCAATGGTTTGACCAGTACATGAAAACCGCCGAAAGCGCGGCGCAGAACACCGGCTCCGCAATACAGGAATGGACGGCGAAGACCTCCTCCTCCCCCGCGGACGCGGACGCCTGGTTTTTCCGCGCCGTAACCGAGGAGCGCATGGGCGATCTGCGCGCCGCGGAGGAAAGCTACGGCAAATCGCTGGCCGCGGACCCCAAAGGCCGCTGGGGCATGGCGTATTACCTGCGCGCGCTGGTGCGCAAGGATTTGGAGGACCCCTCCGGCGCAGCCTCCGACCTGGACGCGGCGATAGACATCGCGCCGGGCAACCCCTATTTCCACTATGCGCGCGCATCGCTGGGGGTGGAGCAGGGCAACTACACCGACGCCGCGCGGGATATGCACAGCTTTTTCTCGGTCTGCGAGGATTCGGCGGCGGCGCAAACCGTGGCGCAGAGCATGGAATGCGAGGAGCTGGCCGCCATGGGCTTTAACATAACCGGCTGCGCCCAGGCCACAGGCGAAGGCGCGCGCAAAGCCGCCGCGCCGGAAATCGGATTTGCCCCCTGGGAATACTCCAGCCAAAGCGAGAAAAACGAGATAGCCCTCTACCTCTATGACGCCGTCGGGCTGGCAGTGAACATCGCCGGCTCTGGCGGCGGCGCGGCGCGGGCCGGAACGCTGGCCAAGACGGGGGATACCGCGCTGCTCTCCCTGTCCGATTCCAAAACCTCGCTCAAGGCCGCGCTGAAACTGTACGGCCTGTCGCTTTTCGTGGAGCCGACGGCAAAAGCCTATCTCAAGCACGGCGCCGCGCTGCTGGAGCTGGCGCGCCTGTACCAGCACGATGATTCGCTCAAGCTGGCGGAGGAGGATTTTGACAGGGCGCTTAAGCTGGACCCGAAAGGCGCGGGCGGCTGGGCATTTATGCTGCGCGCGCGCGCCCATGCAGCCGCCGGGCGATACGACGCCGCCGAGGCGGACGCGGACCGCGCCACAGCCGCCGACGGGGAAAACGGCTGTTTTTTCAGGGAAAAGGCCGCCGTGCTGGCAGCGAAAAAAGAATACAAAAAGGCGGCTGAGGCAATGGCTCAATTTATGAAGCTGGCGGCAAAGTCAAAGCAAACCGGCGAGGCGGACGAGTTGTGCAACACGCTTGCCGCAAACGGCGCGCCGGCGGAGGGCTGTTTTGCGCCGCGCCCGCCGGCGGCGCAGGAGGAAAACCCGCTGCCCCCCTGTTCCCTCCCGCTGGAGCCTATCGGCGAGCAGAATTACTGA
- a CDS encoding UDP-N-acetylmuramoyl-L-alanyl-D-glutamate--2,6-diaminopimelate ligase yields the protein MLITELFRGVEAGPLPEGLDVSGIAVDSRDVKPGDVFFAFSGANTDGHLYIAEAVSRGARAVVTGGASGMDGGRLPFIKTPDINAALAACVNAFYKRPSAALEVIGVTGTNGKTTTTYLLESIWNAAGKKSGVTGTINYRIGGEIISGSVNTTPHALTLQKLLALTEQRGARTAIMEVSSHALALKRVDGILFDCAVFTNLAQDHLDFHLTRGDYLAAKRKLFEMLSAPENAKPGRLAVINGDDPAGWSLKTALSPAVKPVFFGLGAARDWRAQDIRAGLDGTEFTLVSPQGRTQARLSIWGIYNILNALAATACAAGRGIPMDAILNGLAALQRVPGRMEAVRAGQDFRVFVDFAHTESALSAVLAALKKQSSGKIYTVFGCGGERDRTKRGPMGVAVCSVCARAFITSDNPRREPPDQIFSDIEAGVKAAGLNNYTVIPDRREAVRQALKSARKGDIVLLAGKGHERCQVLASGPVEYNDYDTALEALK from the coding sequence ATGCTTATAACAGAACTGTTCAGGGGCGTGGAGGCCGGGCCGCTGCCGGAAGGGCTGGACGTTTCCGGCATAGCGGTGGATTCGCGCGATGTAAAGCCGGGCGACGTGTTTTTCGCCTTCTCCGGCGCGAATACGGACGGACACCTTTATATAGCCGAGGCCGTCTCCCGCGGGGCGCGCGCGGTGGTTACCGGCGGCGCCTCCGGCATGGACGGCGGGCGGCTGCCCTTTATAAAAACGCCCGACATCAACGCCGCGCTGGCGGCCTGCGTGAACGCATTTTACAAGCGGCCCTCCGCCGCGCTGGAAGTAATCGGCGTAACCGGAACAAACGGCAAAACCACCACCACCTACCTGCTGGAATCCATATGGAACGCCGCGGGCAAAAAATCCGGCGTTACCGGCACGATCAATTACCGCATAGGCGGCGAGATAATAAGCGGCTCGGTCAACACCACGCCGCATGCGCTGACTTTGCAGAAACTGCTTGCGCTGACAGAGCAGCGCGGCGCGCGGACGGCCATCATGGAAGTCTCCTCCCACGCGCTGGCGCTCAAACGGGTGGACGGCATTCTCTTTGACTGCGCCGTGTTCACAAACCTGGCCCAGGACCATCTGGATTTCCACCTCACGCGCGGGGATTACCTCGCCGCCAAGCGCAAACTTTTTGAGATGCTCTCCGCGCCGGAAAACGCAAAGCCGGGGCGGCTGGCCGTAATCAACGGCGACGACCCCGCCGGCTGGAGCCTGAAAACCGCGCTTTCCCCGGCGGTAAAGCCGGTATTTTTCGGGCTGGGCGCGGCGCGCGACTGGCGGGCGCAAGACATCCGCGCCGGGCTGGACGGGACTGAATTCACCCTCGTCTCGCCGCAGGGCAGGACGCAGGCGCGGCTGAGCATATGGGGGATTTACAACATTCTCAATGCGCTGGCCGCCACGGCCTGCGCCGCCGGGCGCGGGATACCGATGGACGCCATCCTCAACGGCCTGGCCGCGCTGCAGCGCGTCCCCGGCAGGATGGAGGCGGTGCGCGCCGGGCAGGACTTCAGGGTTTTTGTTGATTTTGCGCACACCGAAAGCGCGCTTTCCGCCGTGCTGGCGGCTTTGAAAAAGCAGTCTTCCGGCAAAATCTACACTGTGTTCGGCTGCGGCGGCGAGCGCGACCGCACCAAGCGCGGCCCCATGGGGGTTGCGGTCTGCTCCGTCTGCGCGCGGGCTTTCATCACCTCCGACAATCCCCGGCGCGAGCCGCCGGACCAGATTTTCTCCGATATAGAGGCCGGCGTAAAAGCCGCCGGGCTTAACAATTACACCGTCATACCGGACAGGCGGGAGGCCGTGCGCCAGGCGCTCAAATCCGCCCGGAAAGGCGATATAGTGCTGCTGGCCGGCAAGGGGCACGAGAGATGCCAGGTCCTTGCCTCCGGCCCGGTGGAATACAACGATTACGACACCGCGCTGGAGGCTTTGAAATGA
- the murD gene encoding UDP-N-acetylmuramoyl-L-alanine--D-glutamate ligase, which yields MKFSRSVFAGKPGCVLGCGKSGLACAKLLAEQGFGVFASERRPLSAFASPPELPAGAEAEFGGHSDKMLCCAFAVKSPGLTPDAEALQRLRSVSIPVFSEMEIALALLPRCEVFAVTGTNGKTTVTALLGAILEEEAKLRGNRAHTAGNIGIPLSEMRPEQGDFLALEVSSYQLEDSAWFSPQAACITNITPDHMEHHGGMVNYISAKGKVFRQQQKDAVCVFNALDRHCVKLSGECPSEKLFFASGRAEAAVNGFLEKGLLRFDVNGKTCKIAPPKLPGIHNMENALTAGLMALGRGVAAASVEKAFAAFKAVEHRLEDCGQAGGVRCINDSKATNVDSALVALKALASGEKNIWLVLGGLGKGAPYAPLMPQIKRSVKTILAIGADAPKIAAELEGSAPILNCGTVDSAVASCLELAKPGDILLFSPACASFDQFRDFEHRGQYFKELVHHAQTGAV from the coding sequence ATGAAATTCTCCCGTTCCGTTTTCGCGGGAAAACCCGGCTGCGTGCTGGGCTGCGGCAAGTCCGGCCTGGCCTGCGCGAAACTGCTTGCGGAGCAGGGGTTTGGCGTCTTTGCCAGCGAGCGCAGGCCGCTTTCCGCCTTCGCCTCCCCGCCGGAGCTGCCCGCGGGGGCGGAGGCCGAATTCGGCGGCCACAGCGACAAGATGCTCTGCTGCGCCTTTGCCGTCAAAAGCCCCGGCCTCACCCCGGATGCGGAGGCGCTGCAGAGGCTGCGCTCCGTCTCCATCCCCGTGTTCAGCGAGATGGAAATAGCGCTGGCGCTGCTGCCGCGCTGCGAGGTGTTTGCCGTAACCGGCACAAACGGCAAAACCACCGTAACCGCCCTTCTGGGCGCGATACTGGAGGAAGAGGCGAAACTGCGCGGCAACAGGGCGCATACCGCAGGAAACATAGGCATTCCGCTGTCCGAAATGAGGCCGGAGCAGGGAGATTTCCTCGCGCTGGAGGTTTCCAGCTACCAGTTGGAGGACAGCGCGTGGTTCTCGCCGCAGGCGGCCTGCATAACCAACATAACGCCGGACCATATGGAGCATCACGGCGGGATGGTGAATTATATCTCCGCCAAGGGGAAAGTTTTCAGGCAGCAGCAGAAAGACGCGGTCTGCGTTTTCAACGCGCTGGACAGGCATTGCGTGAAGCTGTCCGGGGAATGCCCGTCTGAAAAACTCTTTTTCGCAAGCGGCAGGGCGGAGGCCGCGGTCAACGGCTTTCTGGAAAAAGGCCTCCTGCGGTTTGATGTTAACGGCAAAACCTGCAAAATCGCGCCGCCGAAACTGCCGGGCATTCATAACATGGAAAACGCGCTGACGGCGGGGCTTATGGCGCTGGGAAGGGGAGTTGCCGCCGCGTCCGTGGAAAAGGCTTTCGCCGCCTTCAAGGCGGTGGAGCACCGGCTGGAGGACTGCGGCCAGGCCGGCGGCGTGCGCTGCATAAACGATTCCAAGGCGACAAACGTGGATTCCGCGCTGGTCGCGCTCAAGGCGCTGGCCTCCGGAGAAAAAAACATCTGGCTGGTGCTGGGCGGGCTGGGCAAAGGGGCGCCCTACGCGCCGCTTATGCCGCAGATAAAACGCTCCGTTAAAACCATTCTTGCCATAGGCGCCGACGCCCCCAAAATAGCGGCGGAACTGGAAGGCTCCGCGCCCATACTCAACTGCGGCACCGTGGATTCCGCCGTCGCCAGCTGTCTGGAACTGGCAAAACCGGGCGACATACTGCTTTTTTCGCCGGCGTGCGCGTCTTTTGACCAGTTCAGGGATTTCGAGCATCGCGGCCAATACTTCAAGGAGCTTGTGCATCATGCCCAAACTGGCGCTGTTTGA
- a CDS encoding HAD family hydrolase produces the protein MPKLALFDLDGTLVRAGGCGRLALNAAVKKLYGRDNVCAGISLEGCTDKQNFSSAYTVARGRKASARDIALISKTYLSLLPAEVEKAAREKRYFKLPGIDRFLAELKKRGVMVALGTGNLKGGAYLKLGPSGLAGHFECGGFGCDGFTRLEMLKAAVRRAEKLAGTKIAPAQIYVIGDTPKDVSAGKEGGYHTAAVTDGFAPREALLNAAPELLEKDFSDMRPWLVWLGLERDPKGVKRASYIFPDCGIEHVQFGRTGMDTEQLRLMKKKRNAKLAKKVF, from the coding sequence ATGCCCAAACTGGCGCTGTTTGATCTGGACGGGACACTGGTTCGGGCCGGCGGCTGCGGCAGGCTGGCGCTCAACGCCGCCGTCAAGAAACTCTACGGCAGGGACAATGTCTGCGCCGGAATATCGCTTGAAGGCTGCACCGACAAGCAGAATTTCAGCAGCGCATACACGGTTGCCCGCGGCAGGAAAGCCTCCGCGCGGGACATAGCGTTAATCTCCAAAACCTACCTTTCGCTGCTGCCGGCGGAGGTTGAAAAAGCCGCGCGGGAAAAGCGGTATTTCAAGCTGCCGGGCATAGACAGATTTCTGGCCGAGCTTAAAAAGCGCGGCGTGATGGTTGCGCTGGGAACCGGCAACCTCAAAGGCGGCGCGTATCTGAAGCTGGGGCCATCGGGCCTGGCGGGGCATTTTGAATGCGGCGGCTTCGGCTGCGACGGGTTCACCCGGCTTGAAATGCTCAAAGCCGCCGTCCGCCGCGCGGAAAAGCTGGCGGGAACAAAGATAGCCCCCGCTCAGATCTATGTAATAGGCGACACGCCAAAAGACGTGTCTGCCGGCAAGGAAGGCGGCTACCACACGGCGGCGGTTACCGACGGTTTCGCGCCGCGCGAGGCGCTGCTCAACGCCGCGCCGGAACTGCTGGAAAAGGATTTTTCGGACATGCGGCCCTGGCTTGTCTGGCTGGGGCTGGAGCGCGACCCCAAAGGCGTAAAACGCGCCAGCTATATCTTCCCGGACTGCGGGATAGAGCATGTCCAGTTCGGGCGCACCGGGATGGACACGGAGCAGCTCCGGCTGATGAAAAAGAAACGCAATGCGAAACTGGCAAAAAAAGTATTTTGA